The Streptomyces sp. NBC_00286 nucleotide sequence GCAGACGTCCCAGGCGCCTTCGGTGCAGGTGGTCAGGCGTCTGTGGGCGACTTCTCCATGTGCTGCTCCTGGCCCGGCTGCTTCGCCAGGTGAGGCTTCTCCATGGCCTCGCGGAAGCGCATATAGCCCGCGAGTTCGGTGCCGTCTCCGATGGACCTGCGGTTACGACCGACCCAGGTGCCCCACAGTCCGGCACCGATCGCGGCCAAAAACGGAATCAGCAACCAGGCGAGCGCCGCCATGCCGACCTCCCAACCCCGTGAAGCAACCGCAACTGACTGATCAGCAGATTAACCATGCCCGTGTCCAACGCTCACGGCGGGGGTGCGGTTACGCAACCGGAACGCGCGCGTGCGCACGGGTCGGCAGGCACACCGGTCAGCAGGCACCCACCCATTCCTCCGTACCGTCCGAAAACTTCTGGTGCTTCCAGATGGGCACTTCGTGCTTAAGGTCGTCGATCAGCTTGCGGCAGGCCTCGAAGGCCTCGCCGCGATGGGGGCAGGACACGGCGACGACGACGGCAAGGTCCCCGACTCTGAGGTCCCCCACCCGGTGAACGGCCGCAAGCGCCCGCACCGGATACTCGGCGACCACCTTCTCGGCTATGCGCCGCATCTCCGCCTCGGCACTGGGATGGCAGGAGTACCCGAGCGCGTCGACGTCCGCTCCCCCGTCGTGGTTCCTGACGGTCCCGACGAACAGCGCGGTCCCACCGGAGGCGTCGTCCCCGACGGCTCGGAAGACCTCGTCCACGGAGAGGGCGGTCTCCCGGATCGCCAACAGCTTGACGGGATCCTGCGCCCCCTGCTCACCGGGGTGATCACTCATAGTCGCCATACGCCCATCGTGCACCACGCCACTGACAACGCGGAACGCAGTTCCTCCGGGCATACGGCCTTGGGACGTGTACGTGCGTCAGATGCGCCGTCGGGCCTTCCGCACCCGGCGGACCACAGCGGCCGTACCGAGCAGTGCGACCGTCGCGCCCGCGGCTCCGGCGGCGGTGGCGTCCTTGCGGCCGAGGCGGCGTCCGGCCACCGTGTGCCGCCCGGCGACCTCCTCCAGGAGTTCGGCGAGGACCTCCTCGTTGGTCCACTGCGGGCGCCATCCGGCGTCATGGAGCCGGCTCCCGCTGACCACCCAGGGGTACATCGTGTAGGCGAGGTCTCCGGCCGGCGAGGGTGTGAGCCCGATCCGGTGGAGCCGGGCGGCGGCGCCCAGGGCGACGGCCGAGGGCAGCTCCATCCGGCGGATCCCGCTGAGTTCCTCGACCTCCTCCTGCTCCAGCCAGCCGTCGCAGCCCACGGCCAGCTCCCCGTCGACCTTCTCCAGGACGGCGTACTCCAGGGCACTGCACAGGTCCTCGACGTGGCAGAACTGCCAGGCGGGCCGGGACCCGGCGACGACGAGCAGCCGGGGCGACTCGAAGTAGCGCGTGAGGGCGGTGTCGGTGCCTCCGACGAGCACGGCGGGCCGTACGACGGTGACGTTGAGCCCGGGATGCGCGCGGGGCGCCCGCTTCGCGAGCCGCTCGACCTCCAGGAGGTCGCCGACTCCTGTGGCCTCCGCGGTGGCGCGCAGTTCTGCGTCTTCGGAGAGGGGCAGTTCGTTGTCGGGCAGCGCTCCGTAGACCATCGCCGAGGTGCACAGCACCACCCGATGCACCCCGGCCGCCGCGGCGGCGGTGAGCACGGTCTGGGTGCCCCGCACGTTGTACGCGGTGCGCGCCGCCGGGTCGGTCTCCAGGTCGAGATCGAGCGCCAGATGGACCACGACGTCCGCGCCGCGCAGCTTTTCGGCGATCACCGGGTCGCGTACGTCAAGGATGTGCCACTGGGCGTCCGCGCACTCACCGCGCCGCTCGTCGATGGCGATGACCTGCTTGATCTCGTCGCTGGCGGCGAGCCGCTCGGTGAGCAGGGCGCCGATACCGTCGGCGGCACCGGTGACCGCGACTACGGGACCGCGTACGGTCGGACTGGTTGAGGGGTTTCGCGCTGCGCGAACCTGTGGATCTGGGGAACTCACCGGGCGTCTCCAGCGGTTGTCTTCAGTAAGAACGCGCGTGATGCGTACGTACCAGGTGGCATCCATCCTGCCGCAGCCCAGGAGTCGGCGAAGCATCGAGGCCCGAACCGGCCGCGGTGTCTACGCTGGGTGGTGTTGTCGGGCAACCGTGCCGTCGGAGAGAACCGGCGGCCTTACCAGCCGAGGAATCCCGTGAGTGACACCCCATTCGGATTCGGCCTTCCGCCGGAGGAGCCGGACGACGGCGACGAGGGCAAGAAGAAGGACCAGCAGAGCGGTGGTGGCCAGGGACCGGCCAACCCGTTCGGTTTCGGGTTCCCCGGAGCCGGCGGACCCGGCGCCGACAACCCGCTCGCCGCGATGTTCGGTTCCATGAACCCCAATGATCTGGGCGCCGCGTTCCAGCAGCTGGGCCAGATGCTCTCGTACGAGGGCGGCCCGGTGAACTGGGACATGGCCAAGCAGATCGCCCGTCAGACGGTGTCCCAGGGCGCCCCTGACGGCAGCAAGGACTCCAGTGTCGGCCCCGGCGAGCGCTCCGGAGTCGAGGAGGCCGTGCGCCTGGCCGACCTGTGGCTGGACGACGCGACGTCCCTGCCGTCCGGCGCCGGCTCCGCGGTGGCGTGGAGCCGCGCGGAGTGGGTCGAGGCGACCCTTCCGGTGTGGAAGGAGCTCGTCGACCCGGTCGCCGAGCGCGTCGGCGCGGCCATGGGCGATGTGCTTCCCGAGGAGATGCAGGCCATGGCGGGCCCGCTCATCGGGATGATGCGCTCCATGGGCGGCGCCATGTTCGGTACGCAGATCGGGCAGGCCGTCGGCGTGCTCGCGGGCGAGGTGTTCGGCTCGACCGACATCGGCCTGCCGCTCGGCCCGGCCGGCCGGGCCGCCCTGCTTCCGGTGAACATCGAGGCGTTCGGCAAGGACCTCGGCGTACCGAAGGAGGAGGTCCGGCTGTACCTCGCCCTGCGCGAGGCCGCCCACCAGCGTCTGTTCGCGCATGTGCCCTGGCTGCGCTCGCACCTGTTCGGGGCGGTCGAGGGCTACGCGCGCGGGATCAAGGTCGACACGGCCAAGCTGGAGGACGTGGTCGGCCAGCTCGACCCGTCCAACCCGGAGCAGCTTCAGGACGCGCTCCAGCAGGGCATGTTCCAGCCGGAGGACACGCCTGCGCAGAAGGCGGCGCTGGCCCGTCTGGAGACGGCGCTGGCGCTCGTCGAGGGCTGGGTGGACGCGGTCGTGCACGCGGCGGCGAAGCCGCGTCTGTCGTCCGCGGACGCGTTGCGTGAGACGCTGCGGCGCCGCCGTGCTTCGGGCGGTCCCGCCGAGCAGACCTTCGCCACGCTGATCGGTCTGGAGCTGCGCCCGCGCCGGTTGCGGGACGCCTCGCGGCTGTGGGCCTCGCTCACGGACGCGCGCGGTGTCGACGGCCGGGACGCCCTGTGGGCGCACCCGGACATGCTGCCGACCGCCTCCGACCTGGACGACCCGGACGGCTTCGTGCACCGCGAGCAAATGGACTTCTCCGAGCTGGACAAGATGCTCGGGGAGGCTGCGAGCGGTTCCGCCGAGAAGCCGAACCTCAAGAAGGGCGAGGACGAGCGCGGCGACAAGAAGGACGACGACAAGGGCGACGGCGCCGAGTGAGCCTCCATGACGACGCGGTCCTCGTACTGAAGGGCTACGAGGGCCAGGAAGAGCTGCGCCAGGCGTATCTTGATCATCTTGAGGCTCATCCGGACGGCATGTGGAAGGCCTGCGGGGCCGGGCACATCACGGCGAGTGCCCTGGTCATCGATCCGGAGCAGCGGCGTGTGCTGCTGACGCTGCACAAGAAGCTGCGCATGTGGCTGCAGATGGGCGGCCATTGCGAGCCCCAGGACGCGACTGTGGAGGCTGCGGCCCTGCGTGAGGCCGGGGAGGAGTCGGGCATCACTGGTCTGACGCTGCTCCCGGGCGGGCCCGTACGGCTCGACCGGCATCCGATCCCGCCGCCGTGCCACTGTCACTTCGACGTGCAGTACGCGGTGCTGGCGCCGGTCGCCGCGGTCCAGGAGATCAGCGACGAGTCGCTCGACCTGCGCTGGTTCGCGTACGACGAGGTGGCGAGCGTGGCGGACGACTCCGTGGTGCGATTGCTCGAGGCCACGCGGGCCAGGCTCTGAAACGGTAAGGGGCGGCCGCAATGGCGGCCGCCCCTTACAACTGCCTCCTGGGAGGCTCAACTCCAGACGTTGCCCTGGTTCTGCCCCCGGGCCCCCTGCTGGCCCACCCCGTACTGGGCGCCGAGGCCGGAGCCGATCGTCGCGTTCTGCGGCGGCAGCAGCTCGCTGGGCTGGACGAGTACGTAACCCTGGCCCATGAAGCTGAGCTCCCAGCCCTCACCGGTGTTGCCCCGACGCCGGAACACTCCGGAGGAGTGTGTCTGGGCCTGCATCTGTACACGCAGACTCGTCGACCAGGCGACGATGGCGTCGGCGTCGCAGTTGACGTACCGGTCAGGGGTGACCTGCATCATCAGCGGCATCCCGGAGGTCATCAGGGCGACCTTGCCCTGTCCGGAGATGTTGAGCTGGTACTTGCCGGAGCCGGAGATGCCGTACTGGCTGTCCACGGCGATCACTTCGTGGTGCAGCGAGGAGTCCATGGCCAGGACGTAACTGCTGTCCACGGTGAGGCCGTCGTGGTCGACGTCCACCACATGGATGTGCTGGGCGAGGTTGGCCAGGTAGACGGTGCCCTGTCCGTGACAGCGCATCAGGTCCAGGCCTTCTCCGGTGTTCGCGCGGGAGCGTCGCTGGCCGGCGCTCTGGTATTCGGCGTCGAACTCCACCAGACCTTGGTAGGCGACCATGGTGCCCTTGCGGGCGAGCACGTCGTCGTGACCCTCCAGGGCGACGCGCAGCATCTGCTTGTTCTGCAGGCTGTAGCGCTCCTGGGTCTGCTGCTCGTTGTAGGCGAAAAGCGGGCTCTGCATGATGTGTGGCTCCCCCTCAGCCCCGGACTCGGAGGCGGTCGGTGCTGTCCTCGCTGGGCTGGACGACGACGATGCCCTGTCCGGAGAAGGCCATCTGGAACGCCTCTCCGCTGCCCCGCCCGATCAGCGACCCCGCCTTGAAGGTTCGCTTGCCCTTCACCTTGAGGTTCGGGGACCAGGCGACGAGCGCGTCCGGGTCGACGTACGTCTCGTCCTCCCCGCCGCCGCAGTCGACGACGATGGGCTTGCCCCGGGAGGTCAGCGCGACCCAGCCCTGCCCGGAGATCTTGGTGTTCCACAGGCCCTGTCCGGCGAATTTCGCCAGTCCCTTGACGCGTTCGACACCCCACTGGAGGTGTGCGTCGAAGGCGAGCAGGTTGGTGGCGTTGACGGAGATTCCGTCGCCGTTGAGGTTGATGACGACGACGTCCGCTCCGTAGTCGGCCAGATAGAGCAGTCCGTCTCCGGAGCACTTCATCAGGGGTGCGCCCTCACCGGTGGCCCAGTCGCGTGCGATCTGGCGCACGGCCGGCGGATTGGGCTCGTACTGGACGAAGCCTTCGTAGGCGACCATCGACCCCACGCGCGCGAGGAGGTCGCTTCCGCTCTGCATGGCGACCTTGAGCATGTGGTTGCCGTGGTTCTCCATGCGTGCGGCAACGGGTGCCGGGGCGAAGCCCGCGAGCTGCTGGTTCATGTGACGGGCTCCCTCAGACCTCGTACGGCTGGACGACGATGAAATTGCCGGGCGCGCCGCGGAACTGCAGGTTCACGCTCTCCCCGCTGTCGCCCGGGTAGGCGTTGCGGCGCATCCGCACCTGGCTGGAGACGACCACCTGGGACGCAGCGGACCAGGCGACTACGGCGTTGCAGTCGGCGAACGTCGTCGGCGTGACCGGCAGCACCACGGGCGCCCCCTGAGTCTTGACGATGATCGTTCCGGTCCCCTGGAACTGCATCGTGAACAGCGCGCCTCCGGGGATGCCGTGTCCTTCGATGCGGCGGACCTCGTACTGGAGTGTCTCGTCGAACGCGAGAACGTTCTCCGCGGAGACGCAGATGGCGTCCCCTTGCAGCTCGATGGGGTGCAGCATGGCCGACTTCTCGGCGAGGAACACCTGGCCCTTGCCCGAACAGCGCATCAGCTGCATCTCCTGGCCGGTCGCGTTGCCCACGATCCGGCCGGAGAATCCCGCGCTCTTGTAGCTGAAGTCGACCTTGCCCTGGTAGAGCACCATGCTGCCCTGTCGGGCGAGCACGGGCTGGTCACCGCCCATGCCGAGGTCGACACGGACCATCTTCTTGTTCTGCTGGGTCCAGCGCTGGCCGGTGGGCGCCTCCTTGTACGGCTGAAGCGCCGCGGCGACACCGGCACCGCCCTGGGGAGCGCCCTGCGGCACCGCGTACCCGGCAGGCGCGCCCGGAGCACCCGGCGCACCGGGCTGTCCCGGGACCTGGCCGAACGGCGGCTGCTGGCCGTACCCCGGAGGCGGGGTCGGCTGACCGTAGCCGGGCGGCGGAGCCGGGGCCTGCGGTGCTTGAGGTGCTTGAGGTGCTTGAGGCTGTCCGTAGCCGGGCGGCAGAGGCGCGCTCGGGGCCGGCGGCTGCCCGTAAGGCGCGGGAGCGGGCGCCGGGGGCGGCGCCGGCTGCCCGTAAGGCGCGGGAGCGGCGCCGGGCGGGGTCATGGGCGCGGCGATGGTCGGCGCGGCGTGCACCGGCGGCGTGGGCTCCGGAGGTGCGGGGGCCTGCGGCGGGGGCGGCGCGAAGCCCTGGGCGGGCTGCGGCGCGGGAGCCGGGGCCGGCGTGGCAGGGCCCGACGGGGCGCCGAACGCGGGCGGCGCGGTGGCCTGGGCGGGCGGCGCGAAGGACGGTGCGGCGGCCTGCGGCTGCGGTGCGGCGGTCGGCTCCTCCTCGGCGACCTCGCCGCCGAAGTTCTTCAGCAGCGCGTCGAGTCCGCCGTCGAAGCCCTGCCCGACCGCCGCGAACCGCCATACGTCCTTGAGGTAGAAGTCGCCCAGCATCACAGCTCGTTCGGTGGAGAACTCGCCGCCGTCGAAGGAGTACCGGGCCACCTCCTCGCCGCCCGCGACGATTCGGAGATATCCGGGGGCGATCTGCGACAACTGCCCGGCGCCGTCGAGCGTCGCCGTGAACGACAGCCTCTGGATCTGCGGCGGGATCTTGTCGAGCGTGACACGGAAGGACTCCGTGTCCCCCGCCTGCGCTCCCAGGAGCTGAATGGACTCTTCAGGAGTCTTCGGCTGGTTGAAGAAGACGAAGTACCTGTCGTCCGAAAGCCGTTCATCGGCGTCCAGACCGAAGCAGCTGATGTCGAAGGTCAGTCCGGGGCCGGTGATCTGCACGCCTACGTACAGATCGGTGCCCGCGGTGAGGTCACTGATCTTGGCCTTGTGGCCGCGTTGGAATTCCCTGGCCATGCGTAACGACCGTCCCCCATCCCGATGCGAGTGCGTCGCGCGTCAGGCTAACGGCAAAATCCGGCCGCGGACGAAGCCGGTACAGACCCGGTACACAATCCGTGCTTCCGGCCCGTACCAGCACAGTCGCGGCGCCGGGCCCTACTCCTCGCGCGCGGCGGGCAGATGCGGCAGCCGGTCGGCGGCGACCACCCCTTCGAGATAGCCGCGGGCCCGCTCGGTACGCGGATAGGCCTCGAGGAGTTGCCAGAAGCCTGGCCCGTGGCCGGGCACCAGCAGATGCGCGAGCTCGTGGACGAGGACGTAATCGACGACGTACTCGGGCATGCCCTGCAAGCGGTGCGAAAGGCGGATGCTGCCCTCTGCCGGGGTGCAGGAGCCCCAGCGGGTGTTCTGGTTGGTGACCCAGCGGACCGAGGAGGGCCGGGCGAGGCCGTCGAAGTACAGGTCGGAGAGCCGGGCGGCACGCTCGGAGAGTTCGGTGTCGCCGAGCACCCGCTTGTTCTCCTGGGCGGCGAGCTTGTCGAGCATGACGCCCACCCAGCGCTGCTCCTCCGCCTCGGACATCCGGGCGGGGATCAGCACGACGGTACGATCGCCCTCGCGGTACGCGGAGACCGTTCTGCGTCGGCGAGTGCTCCGGCGGACCTCGATCGCGCTCGTCCCCGGGCCGCTCGGCGGCTCGCTCGTCGTGCTGCGCTGTGGTTTTCCGCGGTTCAGTGGGTCGGCGGACACGCCCCGACGGTACCCGTTGCGCATGCTGGAAGTCCCGCCTCCGGGACGGTTCGATGCCGATCCGCGCCCTGCGCGCCCGGTTTGCCCCTACTCCGTACGCCTGATTTGTACGACGAATACCCCCAGCCTGTGGATAACTTTCCGCACCCGGCAGCCGATGCGTGCATGCTGGCAACCAATCGACCGGCGGAGCAGGACGAGCACCACCGGCACAACGGGGACGTACGGGGGTCTGTCATGCATCCGATGGTGAAACCCGCGCTTCGGCGCGCCTGGCGCGATCTGAACACCGTGCAGTTCGGGATGGCACCGGCACACGCGATGGTGCTCGGCCCGATGGACACGGCGACGAGCAGCTTCCTGACCCTGCTCGACGGAACACGCGGACTTCCTCTCCTACGCGACGAAGGCAAGCGCA carries:
- a CDS encoding M48 metallopeptidase family protein, with product MSADPLNRGKPQRSTTSEPPSGPGTSAIEVRRSTRRRRTVSAYREGDRTVVLIPARMSEAEEQRWVGVMLDKLAAQENKRVLGDTELSERAARLSDLYFDGLARPSSVRWVTNQNTRWGSCTPAEGSIRLSHRLQGMPEYVVDYVLVHELAHLLVPGHGPGFWQLLEAYPRTERARGYLEGVVAADRLPHLPAAREE
- a CDS encoding zinc-dependent metalloprotease, which encodes MSDTPFGFGLPPEEPDDGDEGKKKDQQSGGGQGPANPFGFGFPGAGGPGADNPLAAMFGSMNPNDLGAAFQQLGQMLSYEGGPVNWDMAKQIARQTVSQGAPDGSKDSSVGPGERSGVEEAVRLADLWLDDATSLPSGAGSAVAWSRAEWVEATLPVWKELVDPVAERVGAAMGDVLPEEMQAMAGPLIGMMRSMGGAMFGTQIGQAVGVLAGEVFGSTDIGLPLGPAGRAALLPVNIEAFGKDLGVPKEEVRLYLALREAAHQRLFAHVPWLRSHLFGAVEGYARGIKVDTAKLEDVVGQLDPSNPEQLQDALQQGMFQPEDTPAQKAALARLETALALVEGWVDAVVHAAAKPRLSSADALRETLRRRRASGGPAEQTFATLIGLELRPRRLRDASRLWASLTDARGVDGRDALWAHPDMLPTASDLDDPDGFVHREQMDFSELDKMLGEAASGSAEKPNLKKGEDERGDKKDDDKGDGAE
- a CDS encoding SDR family oxidoreductase; this translates as MSSPDPQVRAARNPSTSPTVRGPVVAVTGAADGIGALLTERLAASDEIKQVIAIDERRGECADAQWHILDVRDPVIAEKLRGADVVVHLALDLDLETDPAARTAYNVRGTQTVLTAAAAAGVHRVVLCTSAMVYGALPDNELPLSEDAELRATAEATGVGDLLEVERLAKRAPRAHPGLNVTVVRPAVLVGGTDTALTRYFESPRLLVVAGSRPAWQFCHVEDLCSALEYAVLEKVDGELAVGCDGWLEQEEVEELSGIRRMELPSAVALGAAARLHRIGLTPSPAGDLAYTMYPWVVSGSRLHDAGWRPQWTNEEVLAELLEEVAGRHTVAGRRLGRKDATAAGAAGATVALLGTAAVVRRVRKARRRI
- a CDS encoding NUDIX hydrolase, translated to MSLHDDAVLVLKGYEGQEELRQAYLDHLEAHPDGMWKACGAGHITASALVIDPEQRRVLLTLHKKLRMWLQMGGHCEPQDATVEAAALREAGEESGITGLTLLPGGPVRLDRHPIPPPCHCHFDVQYAVLAPVAAVQEISDESLDLRWFAYDEVASVADDSVVRLLEATRARL
- a CDS encoding AIM24 family protein, translated to MQSPLFAYNEQQTQERYSLQNKQMLRVALEGHDDVLARKGTMVAYQGLVEFDAEYQSAGQRRSRANTGEGLDLMRCHGQGTVYLANLAQHIHVVDVDHDGLTVDSSYVLAMDSSLHHEVIAVDSQYGISGSGKYQLNISGQGKVALMTSGMPLMMQVTPDRYVNCDADAIVAWSTSLRVQMQAQTHSSGVFRRRGNTGEGWELSFMGQGYVLVQPSELLPPQNATIGSGLGAQYGVGQQGARGQNQGNVWS
- a CDS encoding TerD family protein; this translates as MAREFQRGHKAKISDLTAGTDLYVGVQITGPGLTFDISCFGLDADERLSDDRYFVFFNQPKTPEESIQLLGAQAGDTESFRVTLDKIPPQIQRLSFTATLDGAGQLSQIAPGYLRIVAGGEEVARYSFDGGEFSTERAVMLGDFYLKDVWRFAAVGQGFDGGLDALLKNFGGEVAEEEPTAAPQPQAAAPSFAPPAQATAPPAFGAPSGPATPAPAPAPQPAQGFAPPPPQAPAPPEPTPPVHAAPTIAAPMTPPGAAPAPYGQPAPPPAPAPAPYGQPPAPSAPLPPGYGQPQAPQAPQAPQAPAPPPGYGQPTPPPGYGQQPPFGQVPGQPGAPGAPGAPAGYAVPQGAPQGGAGVAAALQPYKEAPTGQRWTQQNKKMVRVDLGMGGDQPVLARQGSMVLYQGKVDFSYKSAGFSGRIVGNATGQEMQLMRCSGKGQVFLAEKSAMLHPIELQGDAICVSAENVLAFDETLQYEVRRIEGHGIPGGALFTMQFQGTGTIIVKTQGAPVVLPVTPTTFADCNAVVAWSAASQVVVSSQVRMRRNAYPGDSGESVNLQFRGAPGNFIVVQPYEV
- a CDS encoding molybdenum cofactor biosynthesis protein MoaE; protein product: MATMSDHPGEQGAQDPVKLLAIRETALSVDEVFRAVGDDASGGTALFVGTVRNHDGGADVDALGYSCHPSAEAEMRRIAEKVVAEYPVRALAAVHRVGDLRVGDLAVVVAVSCPHRGEAFEACRKLIDDLKHEVPIWKHQKFSDGTEEWVGAC
- a CDS encoding AIM24 family protein, whose amino-acid sequence is MNQQLAGFAPAPVAARMENHGNHMLKVAMQSGSDLLARVGSMVAYEGFVQYEPNPPAVRQIARDWATGEGAPLMKCSGDGLLYLADYGADVVVINLNGDGISVNATNLLAFDAHLQWGVERVKGLAKFAGQGLWNTKISGQGWVALTSRGKPIVVDCGGGEDETYVDPDALVAWSPNLKVKGKRTFKAGSLIGRGSGEAFQMAFSGQGIVVVQPSEDSTDRLRVRG